Genomic segment of Catharus ustulatus isolate bCatUst1 chromosome 3, bCatUst1.pri.v2, whole genome shotgun sequence:
CGGCCCGACCCGGCCCGGCTGCCCCGGCCATGCTGTCGTGGGGAGCGGCGGCCAGGCGGGCGCTGCGCTGGGCGAGCGGGCGGGCACCGGCCCGCGGGCTCCGCGTCTCTCCGCGGGCGCGGATCGCCATGCCCAGCTGGGTCATAGACCGGTACGGCAGCAACGAGGTGCTGCGCTTCACCAGGGACATGATGTTCCCCATCATACACTTCCCGAACGAGGTCATCATTAAGGTTCACGCTGCGAGCCTGAACCCCATCGACCTCAGCATGAGAAGTAAGTGCCGAGCCCGAGCAGCGGCGGCCGGGCTGCCgggagggcaggggctgtgctggggctgcggTCCGGGTGTGCCGAGCACCGTCCTGCCCCGCCGACACCTGTCTCGGCAGGGCCCGGGGCTGCCTCAACACACGTGTTTGTTTCCCCGAGCCCTGTGGAAAACCGCCGCCTCTTGGAAACTTCTTCCAGGTTATCACGGAAGAGCGATACAAAAAGGTTTTTCTGAACTTCTTAGGGGAGAACGAAAAAGCCACTGACgagcgtgtgtgtgtgttgtgagGGTGAATTTTCAGTTGAGTGATTGTGGTGCTGCTCTCTTGGCTAAGAGACGCCCGGCCAAGGAGCTGCATTCCCCTAAGAGATGCTGGATTTTCCCGTCTCCTGCAGGCGAATGGGGCTGGAGGTCCAAGGTGCTGCCAAGTCGGCACGTGCAGCCTAAGGCAAACCGCGTTGTTCATTGCCATGCCCATCCTGAGCTGACATCTGGGGACGTGCTGTCATCCCGCCCAGGAAATCTGTCCCTTTCACTGCCTGGCTCTTTGTATTTGACAGATTCAATCAGATTTTCCTCCCCAGTTTCTGGGTTTGAAACACAAGTTATGGTAGTTGAATACCTTGTATTTCCTGTGTAGAAAAGCTTGCATATCGAATCAGATTCAGTAGAACAACCGAATATGTCTGCTGGAAGCCTGCTGACAGAGGTGTAATCTGTGTTTTTGGATCTTTAAtaaatgaattttgaaaaatcttcAAATATAGTTGGGGGTTTGGTAATGGGACATTTCCTGTCTAGGCAGACTTGTCCAAATACTTGAATGGGCATACATGCCCAAATGCAGGCTATTTTTAGGCTGAGCACTGTTATTAGATGGTAATTCTGAGACTTCACAGCATTTGTCTGTTGTTTACTGAATAGAAGTCCAGGTTACTCATCTTCGGAGATATGCCTTATTATTTTTTACAGTTGTTTATTTCTAAAATCTgtggaaatataaaatattgcaaTTATTTGTGTGCTTCAGTTATAACAGAAATGAGGCACGTTATGTATAGATAATGCTTTCTAACTGGAATTGCACAATTAATAAATGAACACTCATTGTGGTATGTTGTGGTTGATTCCATGTTTTGCAGGTGGTTATGGTGCAACCGCGTTAAATATGAAGCGGGATCCCCTAAAACTCAAAGTCGGCGAGACTGAATTTCCTATAACACTTGGTCGAGATGTCTCTGGTGTTGTTATGGAATGTGGACTGGGTGTGTCTTATTTCAAACCTGGAGATGAGGTGATACCACCAATctcttattttactttttttcccaaaatgtaTAGTTAAAATATACTATGAGATGTTCAGCATTCATTCCCCTcttagttatttttttaatgctgttgcACTCTTAATAAGGCCCATCTGGAAGTAAATTCCTAGAATACTttattctcttcattttctcactgaaaaaaCATGGTCTTTCAGAGACTTACTCCTGCAAGTTAATTTCCCTTCTATGTTTTAGTTTTTGGTCTATTTCAGCAGTAGCAAGAGTGGAACTTGTTTGTTTATAAGTGCACACTCAAAGTGcctctttgtttttaatggaagGTAGAATTCTAACAAGAAgggatttggttttatttgtccTGAGTAACTTGAAGCACTTCATGGGTGCCCACATAAATACTGATACTGTTTGCTTTCACCATTACTGGTTGCTTTCACATTTTACCAGTTTTAGCATAGCAAATCCTGATTGCACCATCCTCACCCCTCTAATCTGGGCTTTCCTGGCATGGGAGTAGTTTGAAGAGGGGTTGAAAAATTGCATCTTATACACAAAGTAATGGTACAATTTATTTACGTAGCTGTCCAGTCTTTCTTTTAGtcagttctgtgattttttttttggtgtaaaaTAAGCTAATAAACTAAATAAGCTAAATAAAGTGATTTCTGATAAACAGTGAAGACATTCtatgaatcagaaaaaaatatttctttaatgaaGGAAACTTCTGTGTACATACAATTGTGTGCAAAGCTACAAAACCTGAtagttgttttctgtttggttttaggTATGGGCAGCAATTCCACCATGGAAACAAGGCACTCTGTCAGAGTTTGTGGTAGCTAGCGGAAATGAGGTAAACTTTCAAAACTGGGGCTAACAAAACCTCAAAGTTGTAAAGActggcatttttcttcttcaatacTGATGTAACTTTATTTCTTAGTGCTTGGGTTGATTTGTACTCCAGCTGGTTTTGAAGATAGCTAAAAATGTGCAATACACAATCTGCAATTGagtaaagctttttaaaatgttttggtgtCACATAGGAGCTGCTGTGTGACTTAGatatgattttatttcaggtaTCTTTTAAGCCAAAGTGTCTCAATCacacagaagctgctgccttACCATATGTTGGTCTCACTGCGTGGTCTGCACTTAAACAAGTGGGAGGACTGAACCAAAGTAATTGTAGTGGGAAAAGGTAAGTGAACAGTTCTGGTACTAAAACTAAAgttcttcatttttatattgATGAGCTGCTTCTAAGACACATCCAGCAGTGATAAAGACTGTTATACCATGGCATTCCTAAAGATCAGCTCTCTGAGGATGATGGATTCTGTCTACACAGCTGCTGAGAGAGGCTTCTTTAGAGGAAGGCTCAGATGAGGTCCCTATATAGAGGTAAGAaatgcccagagaagttgtggatgcccacACATCCATAAGTGGAAATATTTAAGGCCGTGTTGGGTGGACatctgggcagcctgctccagtgaaGGGTGCCCCTGTCCACTGCAGGGCATTTAGAACTAGATGAACTTTGAGGTCCCATCCAACgcaggccattctatgattccattaTAATCCAATGTACATCTAATGTATGTGCTATACAGATAATTTGAGGATATTATCTCCAGGAATTTATAGGGAGTTTGCCTTTCTGCCTGTTAGACAGCCAAATACAGTATCCTCTCAATTATACTGCCAACTCATAAAAAGCCCTCTCAGGGACAGAGGTGTGGTTCACTCATTTCCTACATGTGTGGGCCGTTTGGAACAGACTGGTTTTCCAgctttttagagaaaaatgagCAGGTGACTGACTCTTATTTGACCTGCAGGCCAGAACTTTGATGAGGTCAGGAATGCAGATAAGAAAAGGGGAACGTGCAAGATGAGCAGccaatgaaatagaaaaattgaCTTTGTTTATCAGTCTGTTAATCTGACAATGGCAGATGAGGAAAAATGCAGCGAAAGATTGGAGCAAAtgccatttttcttctgataattgaaattttcagttattttgaCCCTTGGATGTTTGAGTAAAGAGATAGCAAGATCTTCAGAATAGAAATAAGGGCAAAAGTAAAACTATGGGAGGTGAAAAATAGTAGTTAAAAAATTACCATGTTGCATCACAGGTTAAGGTCATAAAATAATTACTGGGCAGCAGGAGTCTGGATGCCTGACCTCTTCTTATCTTGACTGATACTTTGTAATGCAGCACGTTGCAAAGGACACTAGATCTATTGAAATTCTTCACCCACGTCTCTAGAAAACAATCGAATGGGTGGTCATTCATGTGCCACAGTGAACTTCATCATGAAAATACTGAGTAATTGTTTTTCCTAAAGATAAACAATGAATGAATTTGCAAAATTTAAAGGCGTTTCAAAGATGCATAATTGAAATTAACTTCCACCTAGTAATAAAATTTTAGATAAGATCAccttactttttatttttcagtatttatacTTTTTATTGTCTTAACTTTCACATGTAAATATAATTAACCTAAAGATACACTGATAGGCTAACCTTATTTAAATTGTCTTTCCAGTCTTCAGGTAAGTGTTTAAATTGTTAATTGTAAAATCTAAACTGAATTTGTAACGTGTCTTTACATTTAATATTTACTTTCATgttccaaataaaattttaattactctGTCAGCAAAAAGCCCATTTTAATGTACTTTAAAAACATTATATTTCCTCTCTATAAATTTTGAGCTGTAAAACCAGCAGAATGACTTATGTGATGGTAACCTTTTCCCCTGAAATATTACTTGtaggaaaatgtttaaaatgcattGAAGGAGCTGTGCAAAATTATATCCCATGAACTCTTAAggcaataatttaaaaatacaagaatttatctattttttcctaatttctttagATCGTATATTTAGCAAGAAGTTACCTACAGAGGTGATTTTATGTCAGTCTTTTTGTCTCCTGTCATTGTATGTAAACAGCTATGTAGAAGGGTGTATGTgcaaaaatatctgattttgGTAGAGCAGCTGTATTCCTTGATGAGAGTTACTTCACTGGTGCTTTAGTGCAATGTTAAGACATCTTAAAAGCAGTCAGATGTTTCTGTTGgtgtattttattctctttgccTCTTTTAAGGTGTTAGGGTGGGCTAACCAGAAATATTTACTGCTAGTGTCTGGTTGTACTTTGATCTGACAGATTATCTGCTCCATCTGTGCATACTTTCACAGGTTATGTTTTTACAAGTTTCCTGAAGTGTGCTCTCATTGTTTGTGAACCCTCCTGCGATTCCAGTCATTTTTCCATAGTTTTTATTCTATACCACTCTAATTAATGTCAGTATTCTTGTAGAAGCTTAAATGTTCTTACTATCTTAAGTGTTCAGAATTACTCTTGTGTTATGCTGAAGGTCTCTGTGGATACCTGGAGCTTCTCATAGGTGCCACTGACCTGTTTCAGTAGAAAGGGGATATACTTGTTTAACACTAGCTGTTAAATATCTTGCTTTCTGTATTCACAGAATGCATGACGAAAAACAAACCTGACAGTTTGAGAAGTTACTCAAGTGCTACATAGCTATTAAGTAAAAGTCTTTATGTAGATACAGAGGCAATATCTTAGACTTTGTATGCTGGGCAGAGATGCTGGATTCTGTTAATGTAACTTACCAAACATACACTCCTGGTTTATGTGGTTACAGTAAAAATTTGAATGGCATAATACTccaagaattctttttttcaatGTCTGTGtgttatttcataattttatctGTTGAGAAGTACAAATTGAGTGTAGGTTGTAGAACTTCTTGATAGGGTAAACATTGCTTGAtccagaaataaatttcttggGGACAATATGTTGGCATAATcaaatgaaatataattttatatctaAATAAAGTTGATCTATTTAGTCAATAAAAACATTGATTTTGTAACTATATAAAATTGAtgtgtttattcattttttatcttGCATGTAACTCAGTCTCTGAACTGTTTTAATTGTTTATAATCTGGAGAAAATATTAGTCCTTGACCTGTATCCCACTCCGCACCCTCTGCGTGTTCTGGTGAGGGGCACACACAGCTGAAACAGGTCCTGCCTCTCTGATGCTTGTTTCTGACCACACCTAGTTCCAAGCAGGGCCCAGGGAGATGGGCTAAACTTTCAGATCTCATAGTGTGCTTATCTGGAGAGATCTGCTCCCTATGATCATTTGAACTGCTGGAGCGCCATGGGGAGCTTGGTGAATGTTGTGTCTCTGTCAAAGGGAGGAAAGCTTGGGGTACAAatgttctttttgttcttttggaaGAATTGTTTCTCTTGGGTCTCTGTCCAGGTCAGAAGATTTGTTAGTTAGTTGCCTGGTGCACATACTTGTATATTAGTTTGCTCCTGAGCTCACTCTTGCAGTGAAAATGTACTTTCTatgttgtgttttcttctggctgtgttttcctggggCAGTGCAAACAAAACTATTCCTACTTTGGCACTTGCCACCATCTGTCATTCAGTACTGTCCTAACAGGTCCTACACCTTCAAACACTCCCCCTCTTACTTGTGTGTCTTGCTGTTGTCAGTGCTGTAAAAATGCTGATCTGTTGAGCTGCTCCACATGGATCTCCTGTGCAGAGGTAGTTTGTCTCAGAAGTGAAGCGCTTTCTTGAAGTCACAAGGTGTAAGAGAGCTTTAATAATTGGAAGGTGTGGTAGAAAATAGCCCATGTAACATAGGAACACACCAAATCTGGAAAGTACTTCTACCTGAAGGAATCTTGAGAGCTTTTATtgaaggggaaaatgaaaaaaagtccCAGCCAAGCTTCTTCCTAAACTGAAAACGTTACCTAAATCCTTTAAGCAAATTGTACATTTTAAGGTGATAGCTTTCCCCCAGATATGTAGTAGAAAAAATACCCTTTAACTAAGGAGTGTAATCGTTAAGGTGGTTTGAAAAGGTGTTTTGAAAGGATCTCATTTTGACTGTCCTTTTTAAGGATAAAGATGGGTTTAACCCGGTATCTTGAGTGTAGTATCCAAGAGCCTTTTCAAGTATTCTAAAGTTGAAATATGCACGTTGCTCCAGGCATCTGTCGTTAGAAGCCTAGTTCTGAGGATAAGTACATTTTGGCAGATTTGAGAGCTGCAGGCTTTGTGGTATTGTGGTTTCATATTCTTAATCTGAATTTTGCAGCTTGGATCAGTGAGATGGGAGGGAACAGTATCCAATCACTTACAAAAggagcattttaaaatggataGTGTGACCAAAGCCAAGTCTCTTAAGCTACTTCAAAGAACTTTTGTAAACTGAGACTCCAGATTGTATAGTACAGTTTTATACTGTAAAAAGCAATTTCCTTCAACATCTTTTACTGTGAGATTTTCACCATCTTCTGAAgattctgagatttttctggcAAACCAAAGCTCTGAGAAACATGATGTTCCCCAGTCCTCTGCCAGGACTTCATCTTGGATCTTCTTTTTGTCCTAGAATTAGCACATGGATCCAAAGTCAAAGCACTTGTTGGCAACTTGAGCTGCAAGGTTTTCTTACTAATTCACTTTCTGATGTTTAgtcatttaataaaatatttggatgaAATTTTTGAACAGTGATTAAGCTTCTAGTAGTAAGGTCATCACACAAgtaaatttgaattaattttttttaaatttagggtTATCAGTTAAAATGAACTCTCAATTGCTAATAATTTGGCTatatattctttcattttcttgcttGTGCCAGTTTCCACAAGCTGGCGCTTACAGGGTCTTGTTCAGATGTACTGAAAGGAGCTAAAAAAATTGTACtgctttttttctaaagaaaaagacaCTTTAATAGAAATTAAACTTGTTAATAGTGAGGGTACTTAAttgtatttttgtcttttagatAAACATTATGCAATATGGAGAAAATTATGTTCCATATGTTCTCCAGTTCACATTGTCCTTAAATAATGTGATATTAACTACTTTTTCTCTTAGATAAGACCGATTTGTGTAAAATGTTGGTGAattgtttgggtattttttctttaggagATATGACAGTGGAGTCTGGGAGATAGAAAGAACTCTTAATTGAACTAAACATATGTTTGGGAATGTGAGGACAGGTACAGGGTTTTTGAGTGATAGAAATGCTACTACCTGACAGCTCCACTGCCTGCATTTAGTGGAAAGCATATATGAGGAAGTCTGTTTGGCTATGCTGAGATAATGCTTTTGGCATAGGACACATGATCAGCAATGTTAAGTCACATTTCTGGCTATCTGAACAGTTAACCACTCTTGAATAACATTGAATGACAAAAACAATCTTTTgctaaaaataattcagcatcAGAGATGTATAAGAAACATTAGAACACTTAGTTACTCCAGAGATTATTTGAAGAactattaaatatattttaattttctcttacaGAATATTAATATTAGGAGCTTCAGGAGGAGTTGGTACATTTGCTGTACAGGTAATATTATCCAGCATGCCCAGGGTGAATCTTCAAGCATTTCtgtatgcaaaaaaaaataacagaagggAATTGAGAGAAGGAGTAGAGAAATAGCAAGCTACTGATCAGTCTGCCTGATTGAGATGATTGATATTTCCAAAAGTGAAAGCATTTTCAGATTTATtgctttccatttattttgttgtattattttaaagtagGAAGCAGGAACTTTCGAAGAAAGGAGTTGTGTGTGACATCACATTTCACAATTTGGGTGCACATTTCACAGTCTGACTGGTGCAAGTTGAAATATGTAGCCTGTTCTCATTATCTTGCATTCAGCTCTGCACTCTAAATATGAACAGAACTTGGTGTATGAGTAGGAAAACTGGTGGAGAATGTCACCTACCACTACTGCTGTAGCTGGTCAAACAATTTGAGAGGCCATCAGGCTTTTGTGCAGTGGCTGTAAAGCACAGAGGCTTAGATTTACTTTCCCTCACTGTCTACCCTGCTGCCCTTTTGTCTGTGTGTTCCATTAGCTCTAAACTTCGGAAAATCAACATGCTCTTTTGTTGCTTCATTAGTTGTAGAACATCCTCTTTCATGCTCTCAgttaatttgggaattttgattCTAATTAATGTCATCTCATGCTGAAAAATCTTTCTCTCAagattataaaaaaatacagaagttgGGTGATTGCATCTCTGCTTTCCATGTTACTGGGCCATAAGCACAGTGGTTTTAAAGAGGTTTACAGCAGAATTTTTCATGGTACGCTATTTGCCTGATCCATGATAAAGCAGGTGACTTTCAGTATGAAAGGCTGACCAGTCACTGACTAGTTACAATTTGTAACTGATCAATCCTGGATAAACTACATTATTTAACTTGGAATAAAGGTTAAAAGTGTTActgtgaatgaaaaaaatgggatgcAAAAAGAGATAAATAACTAGCAAAAGTAATTTACTTTGCTATAGCTTTTGGATTTGAAGATAACCTGATACTGTCCCTGTGATAAATGAGAGATgacttccttctttttcttgttaCTGGTGCTTAACCTATTTGCAGCAACATGAAATACTTAAAGGGCATATTTAATAATGTTTAATGATACGTCTGGTGACAGTTTGGTAGATTAGCAACTTGGACAGTACCTCTTGGTGTATGTTTAGCTGGCAGATTCAGATGGCCTGAGAGCCTTATTTGTCTTGAGACTTGGTATCTTTCAGTgccattaaaaaacccccacactCCTTCCTTCACACCaactcctccttccctgcaacCACCTTAAATATTGATAAATTCTAGCCTTTATTTTGTCTGTGGGATTTGTGACAAATTATCCTGTATTGGAGCAGTCTCCCTACTCCCCGTTAAAGATGCTCATtt
This window contains:
- the RTN4IP1 gene encoding reticulon-4-interacting protein 1, mitochondrial isoform X1, translated to MLSWGAAARRALRWASGRAPARGLRVSPRARIAMPSWVIDRYGSNEVLRFTRDMMFPIIHFPNEVIIKVHAASLNPIDLSMRSGYGATALNMKRDPLKLKVGETEFPITLGRDVSGVVMECGLGVSYFKPGDEVWAAIPPWKQGTLSEFVVASGNEVSFKPKCLNHTEAAALPYVGLTAWSALKQVGGLNQSNCSGKRILILGASGGVGTFAVQLMKAWDAHVTAVCSQDASTLVKKLGADDVIDYKSGNLEEQLKTLPLFDFILDNVGGSTEKWALDLLKKWSGATYVTLVTPFLINMDKLGVADGMLQTGVTVGSKTLKHLLKGVHYRWAFFMPSGPSLDEIAELVDSGKIQPVIDEVFSFSEVPKAFLKLEGGHARGKTVINVISRQ
- the RTN4IP1 gene encoding reticulon-4-interacting protein 1, mitochondrial isoform X8; amino-acid sequence: MLSWGAAARRALRWASGRAPARGLRVSPRARIAMPSWVIDRYGSNEVLRFTRDMMFPIIHFPNEVIIKVHAASLNPIDLSMRSGYGATALNMKRDPLKLKVGETEFPITLGRDVSGVVMECGLGVSYFKPGDEVWAAIPPWKQGTLSEFVVASGNEVSFKPKCLNHTEAAALPYVGLTAWSALKQVGGLNQSNCSGKRILILGASGGVGTFAVQLMKAWDAHVTAVCSQDASTLVKKLGADDVIDYKSGNLEEQLKTLPLFDFILDNVGGSTEKWALDLLKKWSGATYVTLVTPFLINMDKLGVADGMLQTGVTVGSKTLKHLLKGVHYRWAFFMPSGPSLDEIAELVDSGKTQEFS
- the RTN4IP1 gene encoding reticulon-4-interacting protein 1, mitochondrial isoform X6; amino-acid sequence: MLSWGAAARRALRWASGRAPARGLRVSPRARIAMPSWVIDRYGSNEVLRFTRDMMFPIIHFPNEVIIKVHAASLNPIDLSMRSGYGATALNMKRDPLKLKVGETEFPITLGRDVSGVVMECGLGVSYFKPGDEVWAAIPPWKQGTLSEFVVASGNEVSFKPKCLNHTEAAALPYVGLTAWSALKQVGGLNQSNCSGKRILILGASGGVGTFAVQLMKAWDAHVTAVCSQDASTLVKKLGADDVIDYKSGNLEEQLKTLPLFDFILDNVGGSTEKWALDLLKKWSGATYVTLVTPFLINMDKLGVADGMLQTGVTVGSKTLKHLLKGVHYRWAFFMPSGPSLDEIAELVDSGKVPAVPSLGILAT
- the RTN4IP1 gene encoding reticulon-4-interacting protein 1, mitochondrial isoform X3 → MLSWGAAARRALRWASGRAPARGLRVSPRARIAMPSWVIDRYGSNEVLRFTRDMMFPIIHFPNEVIIKVHAASLNPIDLSMRSGYGATALNMKRDPLKLKVGETEFPITLGRDVSGVVMECGLGVSYFKPGDEVWAAIPPWKQGTLSEFVVASGNEVSFKPKCLNHTEAAALPYVGLTAWSALKQVGGLNQSNCSGKRILILGASGGVGTFAVQLMKAWDAHVTAVCSQDASTLVKKLGADDVIDYKSGNLEEQLKTLPLFDFILDNVGGSTEKWALDLLKKWSGATYVTLVTPFLINMDKLGVADGMLQTGVTVGSKTLKHLLKGVHYRWAFFMPSGPSLDEIAELVDSGKEVNNTNGYRHPLDMPWALRVVWVAMI
- the RTN4IP1 gene encoding reticulon-4-interacting protein 1, mitochondrial isoform X4 yields the protein MLSWGAAARRALRWASGRAPARGLRVSPRARIAMPSWVIDRYGSNEVLRFTRDMMFPIIHFPNEVIIKVHAASLNPIDLSMRSGYGATALNMKRDPLKLKVGETEFPITLGRDVSGVVMECGLGVSYFKPGDEVWAAIPPWKQGTLSEFVVASGNEVSFKPKCLNHTEAAALPYVGLTAWSALKQVGGLNQSNCSGKRILILGASGGVGTFAVQLMKAWDAHVTAVCSQDASTLVKKLGADDVIDYKSGNLEEQLKTLPLFDFILDNVGGSTEKWALDLLKKWSGATYVTLVTPFLINMDKLGVADGMLQTGVTVGSKTLKHLLKGVHYRWAFFMPSGPSLDEIAELVDSGKHNPCPASTEKLPVLA
- the RTN4IP1 gene encoding reticulon-4-interacting protein 1, mitochondrial isoform X5, with protein sequence MLSWGAAARRALRWASGRAPARGLRVSPRARIAMPSWVIDRYGSNEVLRFTRDMMFPIIHFPNEVIIKVHAASLNPIDLSMRSGYGATALNMKRDPLKLKVGETEFPITLGRDVSGVVMECGLGVSYFKPGDEVWAAIPPWKQGTLSEFVVASGNEVSFKPKCLNHTEAAALPYVGLTAWSALKQVGGLNQSNCSGKRILILGASGGVGTFAVQLMKAWDAHVTAVCSQDASTLVKKLGADDVIDYKSGNLEEQLKTLPLFDFILDNVGGSTEKWALDLLKKWSGATYVTLVTPFLINMDKLGVADGMLQTGVTVGSKTLKHLLKGVHYRWAFFMPSGPSLDEIAELVDSGKLYEYQTVNVTLSP
- the RTN4IP1 gene encoding reticulon-4-interacting protein 1, mitochondrial isoform X7 — protein: MLSWGAAARRALRWASGRAPARGLRVSPRARIAMPSWVIDRYGSNEVLRFTRDMMFPIIHFPNEVIIKVHAASLNPIDLSMRSGYGATALNMKRDPLKLKVGETEFPITLGRDVSGVVMECGLGVSYFKPGDEVWAAIPPWKQGTLSEFVVASGNEVSFKPKCLNHTEAAALPYVGLTAWSALKQVGGLNQSNCSGKRILILGASGGVGTFAVQLMKAWDAHVTAVCSQDASTLVKKLGADDVIDYKSGNLEEQLKTLPLFDFILDNVGGSTEKWALDLLKKWSGATYVTLVTPFLINMDKLGVADGMLQTGVTVGSKTLKHLLKGVHYRWAFFMPSGPSLDEIAELVDSGKSFCNNRDFQF
- the RTN4IP1 gene encoding reticulon-4-interacting protein 1, mitochondrial isoform X2 produces the protein MLSWGAAARRALRWASGRAPARGLRVSPRARIAMPSWVIDRYGSNEVLRFTRDMMFPIIHFPNEVIIKVHAASLNPIDLSMRSGYGATALNMKRDPLKLKVGETEFPITLGRDVSGVVMECGLGVSYFKPGDEVWAAIPPWKQGTLSEFVVASGNEVSFKPKCLNHTEAAALPYVGLTAWSALKQVGGLNQSNCSGKRILILGASGGVGTFAVQLMKAWDAHVTAVCSQDASTLVKKLGADDVIDYKSGNLEEQLKTLPLFDFILDNVGGSTEKWALDLLKKWSGATYVTLVTPFLINMDKLGVADGMLQTGVTVGSKTLKHLLKGVHYRWAFFMPSGPSLDEIAELVDSGKLPKSDLAVRGMISERRKKKGCKKQNTGGNEK